From the Methanobacterium sp. CWC-01 genome, the window GATCTACGGGAAAAACGCCTGGATGAGGTACTGGATCTCATAGCCCTGGGGTCCAAGGCTGATGAATTCGTAAAGACTTACTCTGGAGGTATGAAGCGAAGACTGGAGATAGGAAGGGGCTTAATACACCATCCTAAGGTCCTGTTTCTGGATGAACCCACCCTGGGTCTGGATCCACAGACCAGGGAGAGTATCTGGGAGTACATACAGAAGTTAAATCAGGAGGAGAAGGTCACTGTCCTTATGACCACCCATTACATGGAAGAGGCTGACAAACTATGTGATGAGGTGGCCATCATAAATAGGGGAACTATAATCACCGCTGACTCGCCCAGCAATCTCAAGCGGGAGTTGAAAGCAGATACCATCACTGTAAAGGTAGATAAACCTGAGGAATTCATGGAAAAGGCACAAAACCTGGTTTTCGTTAAAGATATCTTTGCAGTTGACTCCGAAATCAAGATGATGGTGGAAAGGGGAGATTATCTGGTCCCAGAGATCGTTAACTTTGCCAATCAGAATGATATTTTTGTGAATTCCATTGAACTAGAACATCCCAACCTGGAGGATGTGTTCCTCAAATACACAGGAAGATCCATAAGTGAGGGAGCCTAATATGCCGGAACTGGAGGGAATTTATACTATCTGGCTCCGGGAGAACAAAAGGTTTGTTAGATACCGTTCCCGTATATTAACCTCAGTGGTAACTCCACTTTTATGGTTGCTCATCTTCGGAACCGGACTGGGTTCAGCCGTACGTTTTGGTGGGGGTGTGGGAGGATACCAGGCCTTTATTTTCCCAGGGATCATAGGTCAGACTGTACTTTTCACCGCTGTTTTTTCCGGGGTCTCGGTAATCATCGATCGTCAATACGGATTCCTTAAAGAGATACTGGTGGCACCTATTTCCAGGCCGGCTATTGTTTTTGGTAAAGCATTGGGTATAAGCACCACGGCCATGATACAGGGATTAATACTCCTATTACTGTCCTTCCTGGTAGGTATCCAGATGACTCCTGAAATATTTATTCAGAGTGCAGTGGTTATCCTATTGATCTCCCTTGGTCTGGCAGGTTTAGGTCTCTTAATTGCTTCTTTCACCGATAGTATGGAAGGATTTAACCTCATCCTCAGCTTCATAGTTCTCCCTATTTTCCTTCTTAGCGGAGCTCTCTTTCCGGTCACTAATTTGCCATCCTGGCTTCAAGTAGCGGTGTATCTAGATCCATTAACCTACGGGGTGGATGCCCTCCGGGCCATAATCCTGAAAACCTCGGTATTACCTTTGTATGTGAGTTTGGTGGTTGTGAGCCTCTTCGCACTTATCATGGTCTTGTTATCAGCTTTCGTCTTCAGCCGCAGAGAACAGGAGTTGATGTAGAATCTTACTTCCACAGTAAGGATAAAAAGTCTAATTGAGGATAACTATATGACCTACTATCTATTGCCCATATCTTTGACCTTCCTGATTTTGTACCTGTTCAGCTATGTTTTATTCAAGAAAGGTTACCTAAGAAGATCTCGTCACGTACAGATATGGAATATCCTCATTCTGATAACATTTTTAGTATCAGTAGGGGCGGGAATGATCCTTATAGGGCTGGTAGAATACGGGTTAGCTCTTCCCATTAGTAAAGATTTCCTGTACTGGCATGTGCAAGTGGCCATTGCCATGTTTGCAATTTCCATCTTCCACATACATGTTTATTGGAAATCGTTCCGTTCTTACACCTTTGGCCGGAGGTCTCGTCATTGAAGAAGCTATTAACGGTCCTTTTAATCGTTATATTGGCTCCTATTGCCGTTTACGCCTGGAATGACTGTCCTTATGGGCTGGTGGATGATCCTTTCCCTGGTCAATGTCCCCGCTATGTAGATACTAATCAGGATGGTATCTGTGATCTCTCCCAGTCTTCCCCTGATAGTATTGATAACACCAGCACCACCACTACTGATAACTTGACTGGAAGTGGTAGAAGAAGGGGAAGCCAAGAGAATATTACTCCTAGTGAGATTAATGAACCAGAACAAGTGCCTGGTGCTAATTTTTATCTGATACCCCTGGTAATATTGACTTCCATTTCCTATCTGGTCACTTACTTCCTCTATCTCAACCATAGATTAAAAAGAAGGCCCTACTATCGTATCTGGAATTACATACTAACCGGTAGTTTTCTGGTCTCGGGGATTACAGGAATAGTGTTGATAATACTGATAAACTTTGGTATGCAAACGCCTTGGAATATGTCCATTGACTTCTGGCATGCTGAATTTTCAATTATAATGGCAGTGACAAGTATATTCCATGTACATCTTTACTGGAAACAGTTTAAAGGAATTTTCAGGCTTTAAATTGCATTAAATACGTGTGAAAATTAAAGATCATGTTGTGATCACCTGATAAGTATTATACCCATTAAAGTATAAGCGATTCAAAGGATTATATGATTATTATATGAGAAAGTTTGAAATAACGTGTGCCTTAAAAGGTAATTGATCTTTATAATGGAGGATACCGAATGCCTGATTGTCAAAGATGTGGAACAAAAAACCCAGACGGGGCCCGATTCTGCTCGGGGTGCGGCTCGAAGTTAACCATATTCCCCCGACTTGAAAAAAAATCCAAGAAACCAGAGAAAGCCAAATCAGAATTAAAACTACAAGTCATCCTGGCGTTAGTTGTACTGATCTTGATCATTGTGGCTATTTTAATATCATTTATACCCGGAGTGGGTATTAAATTATGAGATGATCAAAGGGCGTTATAATCAGGATTGAACCATTTAAATTTATTCTTTAATTAGCCCCACCGGAATCGTATCCACACCGGTGCCCGGGGTGAACCTTTGAAGATCTCATTTACCTTTATCTCGGCTGGCAGCGGTCGGGATGTTATCAGAACCTCAGATTTCACGTCTGAAGGTATGGGAATCTTAAGGGGGCCCTGATTTTTTTCGAGTATTTTCATTATGGACTTTTGTTCAGCAGTGCTGTATCCAGTACCTACTTTCCCGAAGTATTTTCCATCCTTCTCCATCAGAAGGGCTCCGAAGGGTATGCTGCCTGTACTTTGGGTGGCACCGATGATATTTACATCTACAGTTTCTTCTCTTTTGATCTTTATCCACTGACCAGTCCTCTTGCCGGGTTCGTAGGTTGAAAGTGCATTTTTCAGTACCGCGCCTTCAAAACCATCTTCCACATACTCCTGGAAGTGTTTTTTCACCTTGGAACTGGTCACCAGGCGGAAGGGCATTAGTTTCACCCGCTTAGATGGTATTATATGGTTTAAGAGTATTTTTTTCCGGTCTTTAAGGGGTTTCATGGCGAGATCCTCTCCCTCCCAGCGGAGTATGTCGAACACATGATAGGTGGCCGGTATCTTCTGGGACAGGATCTTGATCTTGGTTTTATCTTCCACGTTGCGTTTTAAAAGCCTACGAAAGCCTCCAGGTACGGTTAATTCCCCATCCAGGATCCAGTCATCACCATTCACTTTCATAAGAGCATCCACAACTTCTGGAAACTTGCGCGATACCTGAACGTGTCTACGGGTCCATAATCCAATTCTTTTCCCCTTCGACTCGGCTAAAAGTCTTTCCCCATCATATTTGGGTTCACTTATCCAAGTACCTGCCAAATTAACGTCTAAATTTTTCAGTTTAGCCAGCATGGGCTCTATCTTCATTTTCATCCACCATGGCCAGCATTTTCTCCAGCTCTTTTTCCAGAGAACGAGTTTCAGGGGGTTTTAACTCCGGTATTATCTCTTCACCCAGGGCTTTCTTCTCAATGAGTTCCCGCAGTTCCTGGGTGTATTTTTCTCTATACCGGGTCCAGTCAAAGTTAATGGCCATCTTCTCCACTACCTGCATCCCCTTTTCTAATACTTCTGGATCCACCTCAGCTTCTATGATCTCGATCTCCTCAACTGATCGGATCTGTTCATGATAGAGTATCTGCTTCAGGAGGAACCCCTGCTCGTAGGATGTTAACATACCCATGTATTCGTTGGATCGGGCCACCCAACGAACCACTGCCACTTTATCACTGTCCTGCATTGCTTTTTTCAGCATCTGGAACCCCTGCGCTACCCCTCCCTTTTTGGGAGACTCGGTTCCAATGTAGTAGGGTTTGCCAAGGGCAACTAATGGTATTTCGTAGGATTCGCAGAACCCTAAAATTTCCATGGTACGGGTGGTGAAGGGACGCAGATTCTTGATTTCATCTTCTGTAAACTGTATGCACTCCCCAGCGATATCAATGGCCCTCACAATATCTTCGGGTTTAAGCTCTTCCCCGTCTTTCGCACACACCTTCTTGTAACGAACCCGGCCGCAATCGGTTTTATGCACCAGATGGAACCCTATATGCAGGTTTTCACTGGCAGCGTACAAACGGATCGGTATAAAAATAGTTCCAAACTTCATTGCCCCTGACCAGATGGATCTCATAGATTTCACCCATTAATTTTTTGTTTTAGTTCCCATAAACTTTTCACTTATCCAAGGTTTCCATAAAAATTAATTTCAGTATAGACAGAGATAATCTAAAATAATTAAACTAAAATGGGTAGACTATGGTTGGAATAGACTTCAGCATGGAAAATATTAAAAAATGCCTATGTACCAAGTGTGCGGTCCAGATTGAAAGCCAGTGCGTAAGGGACAAGCAGAAGATCATGTTACTCATGACCCAGCAGGACTTGGACAGTCCCATGAGGATGGATGAGGAAAGAGTCCCAGGACTATACTGCTCTACAGGTAAGGCCATCTGTCAGGATATTGATACAAAAAAGGTCTGCAAATGTAATGAATGCTCCATCTGGGATGAATATAAGTTGGAACCACAACGTTACTTCTGCAGGGATGGTTCGGCCCGGATTATTAGATGATTTGATTTAAAGTCTGTTTATGATAATTATGTCCCTAGATCAGTTTGTAAATAGTATCCCTCTCGGCTGGCACTCTTCCAATTTCTTTTATAATTAAGGCCATCTCTTCCCGGGATAAATACTCACCATGGGCTGCTCCGGCGGCTACGGATATCTTATCCTCCATCATGGTGCCCCCTAAGTCATTAGCACCACAACAAAGCACTATTTGTGCCATTTTTGTCCCCATTTTTATCCAGGAAGCCTGGATATTGGGTAGGTCTCTACCAAAGACAATTCTGGCCAGGGCATGAAGTTTCAGGTCGTCCATACCACTGGCCCCTTTAGAGGCATTACCCAGAAGGTTATTCTCATTGAGGAAGGTTAAGGGCACAAATTCTGTAAATCCCCCTGTCTGACGTTGTATATCGCGCAAAATAAGCAAGTGCTCGATCCGGTCCTCCCAGGTTTCCACGGTACCGTACATTATAGTGGAAGTGGTGGGGATCCCCAAAAGATGAGCTTCAGTAATTATCTCCACCCACTGGGCAGTGGATACTTTATTAGGGCAGATCTGCTTCCTAACCGAATCCACCAGGATCTCTGCGGCTGCACCAGTCATGGTATCTAAACCGGCCTTCTTAAAGACACTCAAAGCCTCTTTAGTACTCACCTCTGACGATTTAGCTGCATGATACACTTCGACCGGTGATAGTCCATGAATCTTAATGTCATAATTTGATTTTATAGATTTAATAAGGTCTAAATAATATTCAACAGTCATGTGGGGAAGCACGCCTCCAAATAAACATACTTCCGTGGCTCCCACCTCTTTGGCTTCCCTGATACTATCTAATATTTCGTCGGTGGTCATTTCGTACCCGATATGGTTCCGGAATGAGCAGAAGCCGCATTCGATGATGCAGCGGTCGGTGATGTCGATGTTTCGATTGGCTACGAAGGTGACCCGGTCACCCACGATCTCTTGACGAAGCTGGTCAGCAGTGTCGAATAATTCAAACGGGTTGTATTTAACCAGCATTAAGGCGTCTTCACGGGTTATGTCTCCATCTAAGGAGCGATCATAAATATCGGATATCATGTGATGAAACCTCCCTTTAAGGGGGACACATGGATATTATACGTTCCGTATTTTAAGATTTTGGTCCGATAAATTATTTGAATTTTATGGGATCTAGAGAATTGATCTGTGAAAAATGAGTAGCATTGGGGGGGGACTTCTGGGACTTTTTCCTCTTATTAGAAATTAGTATAATGTATTGATGGGAGGAATTATGACAGGAGTCCCAGAAGTTGGGTACCTATTAACCAATAGGCAATTAATAGGTCTTTTTTATATAATAAATACCTTTCGATTTTAGGGGTAGGAAAAGCCTTCATATGGGATGTGGCGAATGATAATTACCTGCACAACTTATCGGTGGTTGAATCAAATTTACTAGAGCTCAATCTTTTTGATCTTCAGTGGCAGCTCACGATCCTCACAGTATTCGAATAGTGTAACCACATTGGGTACAGCGGATCACTCCCGTTGAACAGGAAGGCACATGACGAACCTAGTACTTTCTTGCTGTTATTGGTATTCCTAGTCCCTCTTAAGGGCTATGCGTTATTCAGTATTTTACATTCAGGACATTTTTCCAAATCCTTCCCATTCCATAGTATTTCTAGTAATATCCATATTTGTTGTTATTTCTGGTAATTTAATTCCAACTCCTATAAAACTACTTTAGGCCTTTATGGGTGAAACATCACGTATTTACGGATTAATTTAGAAGTATCGTCTTAGATTATCACCAACTATAAAAGTATATTTGGACCAATAGAATTTTGTTGGTCAGGGGGATGAAAGTTTTATGGTTAAGTTAATCAAATCCACGGTCAAATGTTACCGGAAGAAGACCAAAAAGACCGTGGGTGGTAAGAGGAAGACATACGAGTACAACCAATACTTGGTCCCTCTAAAAATATCTGATCAACTGGAATGCGGTCTGGATGTTTTTGTGGTCCTTCAGGATGAACTAGATGGTATGTTTAATGATGAGGGAGAATTGGTAGGTGATCA encodes:
- a CDS encoding Ku protein, encoding MRSIWSGAMKFGTIFIPIRLYAASENLHIGFHLVHKTDCGRVRYKKVCAKDGEELKPEDIVRAIDIAGECIQFTEDEIKNLRPFTTRTMEILGFCESYEIPLVALGKPYYIGTESPKKGGVAQGFQMLKKAMQDSDKVAVVRWVARSNEYMGMLTSYEQGFLLKQILYHEQIRSVEEIEIIEAEVDPEVLEKGMQVVEKMAINFDWTRYREKYTQELRELIEKKALGEEIIPELKPPETRSLEKELEKMLAMVDENEDRAHAG
- a CDS encoding DUF2769 domain-containing protein, producing the protein MVGIDFSMENIKKCLCTKCAVQIESQCVRDKQKIMLLMTQQDLDSPMRMDEERVPGLYCSTGKAICQDIDTKKVCKCNECSIWDEYKLEPQRYFCRDGSARIIR
- a CDS encoding ATP-dependent DNA ligase, whose amino-acid sequence is MKIEPMLAKLKNLDVNLAGTWISEPKYDGERLLAESKGKRIGLWTRRHVQVSRKFPEVVDALMKVNGDDWILDGELTVPGGFRRLLKRNVEDKTKIKILSQKIPATYHVFDILRWEGEDLAMKPLKDRKKILLNHIIPSKRVKLMPFRLVTSSKVKKHFQEYVEDGFEGAVLKNALSTYEPGKRTGQWIKIKREETVDVNIIGATQSTGSIPFGALLMEKDGKYFGKVGTGYSTAEQKSIMKILEKNQGPLKIPIPSDVKSEVLITSRPLPAEIKVNEIFKGSPRAPVWIRFRWG
- a CDS encoding zinc-ribbon domain-containing protein encodes the protein MPDCQRCGTKNPDGARFCSGCGSKLTIFPRLEKKSKKPEKAKSELKLQVILALVVLILIIVAILISFIPGVGIKL
- a CDS encoding ATP-binding cassette domain-containing protein; protein product: MEYIIETQNITKKYDDFTAVDGVNLKVPKNSVYGVLGPNGAGKTTLISMLCTILHPTEGSATVNGYDIVKDPKKVRESIGIVFQSRALDDILTGREHLEMHAALYGVPKDLREKRLDEVLDLIALGSKADEFVKTYSGGMKRRLEIGRGLIHHPKVLFLDEPTLGLDPQTRESIWEYIQKLNQEEKVTVLMTTHYMEEADKLCDEVAIINRGTIITADSPSNLKRELKADTITVKVDKPEEFMEKAQNLVFVKDIFAVDSEIKMMVERGDYLVPEIVNFANQNDIFVNSIELEHPNLEDVFLKYTGRSISEGA
- a CDS encoding ABC transporter permease, encoding MPELEGIYTIWLRENKRFVRYRSRILTSVVTPLLWLLIFGTGLGSAVRFGGGVGGYQAFIFPGIIGQTVLFTAVFSGVSVIIDRQYGFLKEILVAPISRPAIVFGKALGISTTAMIQGLILLLLSFLVGIQMTPEIFIQSAVVILLISLGLAGLGLLIASFTDSMEGFNLILSFIVLPIFLLSGALFPVTNLPSWLQVAVYLDPLTYGVDALRAIILKTSVLPLYVSLVVVSLFALIMVLLSAFVFSRREQELM
- a CDS encoding DUF4405 domain-containing protein, encoding MKKLLTVLLIVILAPIAVYAWNDCPYGLVDDPFPGQCPRYVDTNQDGICDLSQSSPDSIDNTSTTTTDNLTGSGRRRGSQENITPSEINEPEQVPGANFYLIPLVILTSISYLVTYFLYLNHRLKRRPYYRIWNYILTGSFLVSGITGIVLIILINFGMQTPWNMSIDFWHAEFSIIMAVTSIFHVHLYWKQFKGIFRL
- the cofH gene encoding 5-amino-6-(D-ribitylamino)uracil--L-tyrosine 4-hydroxyphenyl transferase CofH; this translates as MISDIYDRSLDGDITREDALMLVKYNPFELFDTADQLRQEIVGDRVTFVANRNIDITDRCIIECGFCSFRNHIGYEMTTDEILDSIREAKEVGATEVCLFGGVLPHMTVEYYLDLIKSIKSNYDIKIHGLSPVEVYHAAKSSEVSTKEALSVFKKAGLDTMTGAAAEILVDSVRKQICPNKVSTAQWVEIITEAHLLGIPTTSTIMYGTVETWEDRIEHLLILRDIQRQTGGFTEFVPLTFLNENNLLGNASKGASGMDDLKLHALARIVFGRDLPNIQASWIKMGTKMAQIVLCCGANDLGGTMMEDKISVAAGAAHGEYLSREEMALIIKEIGRVPAERDTIYKLI